The Chiroxiphia lanceolata isolate bChiLan1 chromosome 12, bChiLan1.pri, whole genome shotgun sequence genome window below encodes:
- the CIAO2A gene encoding cytosolic iron-sulfur assembly component 2A has translation MALLRALLSQALGRLWGCPGHSPGHSPGHATPSHAMEHDRAIEVYDIIRTIRDPEKPNTLEELEVVTEGGVEVQEIGEEEYLVTIRFTPTVPHCSLATLIGLCLRIKLQRCLPFRHKLEIYISEGTHSTEEDINKQINDKERVAAAMENPTLREIVEQCVTEPE, from the exons ATGGCGCTGCTGCGGGCGCTGCTCTCGCAGGCGCTGGGCCGGCTCTGGGGCTGCCCCGGCCATAGTCCCGGCCATAGCCCCGGCCATGCGACCCCGAGCCACGCCATGGAGCACGACAGGGCCATCGAGGTCTACG ACATTATCCGGACCATCCGGGACCCGGAGAAGCCCAACACTCTGGAAGAACTGGAAGTGGTGACAGAAGGTGGTGTGGAGGTGCAGGAGATAGGAGAGGAGGAGTATCTGGTCACCATCAGGTTTACACCAACAGTACCTCATTGCTCCTTGGCCACTCTCATCG gCCTTTGTTTAAGAATAAAACTTCAGAGATGTTTGCCTTTTAGACACAAG ctggaaatcTACATATCTGAGGGCACACATTCCACCGAAGAGGACA TCAACAAGCAGATCAACGACAAGGAGCGCGTGGCGGCGGCGATGGAGAACCCGACGCTGCGGGAGATCGTGGAGCAGTGTGTCACTGAGCCCGAGTAG